The nucleotide sequence TAAAGATGAGAAACGTATTATACACaataagccagacagaaatgTATTCCAGATGGGCAGACATTTGGGAACCTTAGCAACTAGCTCTATTGAACCTATTGAACTAGCAATAAGCTCAAAGTAGAATGTGATCCTTCCTCCAACCATGTGCAAAGGGGAGAACCCTACAAGAGTTATGGTGATAGAAAAGGGCACAGGGTTACTATAGCAGCCTAATCATCTACAAAAGGCAATTTCCCATCCTAAGGAAAATTTCTACAGATTCTAATGACTATTCCACAGAATCTTAAATTCTACCTTTGAGGTTGTTTCctgaagatttttattaaaaacctaGTATCTCATGTAACGTGAGGATTtagggagtaggaaaagaataaatgaaacaagatgggattggaagggagacaaaccataagagactcttaatctcacaaaacaaactgagggttgctggtgggggtgggttgggagagggtggtggggttatggacattggggagggtatgtgctatggagagtgctgtgaagtgtgtaaatcgggtgattcacagacctgtagccctgaggctaataatacattatatgctaatttaaaaaaatgaatgggaaaaaaaaactagtatCTCAGGGAAATATAACTTAAGTCTTGAGACTCAatgtaaaaattaagagaaaaagaaaatactgattgATGGAAAATAGAGATGCATCAAGTTAAAGGAACTTTAGAATTTACTGAATATATATTCAGTATCAACtgaggagaaaataatttttttcaactaaTGAATAAGGATATATATCCTCAAGAGAAACATTTCCTTTGAAATGGGAAGATTCTTGCATTTTGTATGAAATATTACTTCCAATGTTACTAATGCCCcttgtttaatttctttgatcAAGGAGCCAGGTCAAATGGATGAAAACCAAACAGAGGTGGTGAGAGACTTTGTTCTGGCAGGCTTCTCACAGATCCCATCTATTGAGACAGGGTTATttgtactatttcttttcttctatgtgTCCACTTGGATAGGGAATGTCCTCATCATGGTCACAGTAGCTTCTGATAACTATCTGAATTCATCACCTATGTATTTCCTTCTTGGCAACCTCTCTTTCCTGGATTTATGTTATTCATCAGTAACTACCCCTAAGCTTCTGGCTGACTTTCTTGATAAAGACAAACTCATTTCCTATGACCAATGCATCGTGCAGCTCTTCTTTCTGCATTTTGTAGGGGCAGCTGAGATGTTCCTGCTCACAGTGATGGCTTATGATCGCTATGTTGCAATTTGTCGCCCCCTACACTATACCACTATCATGAGTCGAAGATTATGCTGTGTGTTGGTAGCTGCCTCTTGGATGGGAGGGTTTGTGCACTCTACTGTCCAGACCATTCTCACTATCCGTCTACCTTTCTGTGGACCAAACCAGGTGGACAACTTCTTTTGTGATGTTCCCCCTGTCATCAAACTTGCTTGTGCAGACACATTTGTCATTGAATTGCTAATGGTATCTAACAGTGGGCTGATTTCTACCAGCTCCTTTGTGGTGTTGGTTTCTTCCTATTCTACTATTTTGGTCAAGATTCGCtccaaggagggaaggagaaaggcacTCTCCACCTGTGGCTCCCACCTTATGGTGGTAACACTCTTCTTTGGACCCTGTATTTTCATCTATGCTCGTCCCTTCTCCACATTTTCTGTGGACAAGATGGTGTCTGTACTCTACAACGTTATTACCCCCATGCTGAATCCCCTCATCTATACACTTCGGAATAAAGAGGTCAAGTCAGCCATGCAGAAACTGTGGGACAGAAGTGGACTTACTTGGAAAAAGCAGGAGACATAAGCAGTTAAAGTGATATTTTGAGAGCAGAGAATCTGagattaaaataattacttttacaCTAATGAGTTACAAAGCTAATTGTtcagttttctttcattaaatcCTAATACTCCCATTAATAGCACTATAATGAAACTCAGAAAAACTCCTTTCATACTGAATTATGCtgtcttctgcctcctttttcttctctgaagcaTCAGTTTGCTGTTTTTTATCAGTTGTATTCTTCCATTCTACCCACTCATCTGATCAAACCTTATTCTACccattcttttcatttagttTGATGCCACACACTGGTACAAACCACCCCTTCCAAACTCTCACAACTTTTATCTCCATCTTGTCTCTAGTTTTATTGTCTCCTCACCTTTCACAATCTAACCAGATGTCTGTAATGAACTGAGTAAGGAATGTATATG is from Mustela lutreola isolate mMusLut2 chromosome 7, mMusLut2.pri, whole genome shotgun sequence and encodes:
- the LOC131835267 gene encoding olfactory receptor 4Q2: MDENQTEVVRDFVLAGFSQIPSIETGLFVLFLFFYVSTWIGNVLIMVTVASDNYLNSSPMYFLLGNLSFLDLCYSSVTTPKLLADFLDKDKLISYDQCIVQLFFLHFVGAAEMFLLTVMAYDRYVAICRPLHYTTIMSRRLCCVLVAASWMGGFVHSTVQTILTIRLPFCGPNQVDNFFCDVPPVIKLACADTFVIELLMVSNSGLISTSSFVVLVSSYSTILVKIRSKEGRRKALSTCGSHLMVVTLFFGPCIFIYARPFSTFSVDKMVSVLYNVITPMLNPLIYTLRNKEVKSAMQKLWDRSGLTWKKQET